A genomic window from Winogradskyella sp. J14-2 includes:
- a CDS encoding RsmB/NOP family class I SAM-dependent RNA methyltransferase, translating to MRLHRNLCFAVIDGLHKIFNENEYADKVVQQLLKRDKRWGSRDRGFVAETVYEIVRYKRLYSEIADVKAPYDRDNLWRLFAVWATLKGIKLPDWKYFTDTPTRKIKGRFDELSKIRKYRESIPDWMDDLGIKELGERIWTNEIAMQNEQADVILRVNTLKTNKKDLQLKLQSENIETEFLPGHPWALKLKERTNVFITEAFKNGWFEVQDASSQLVADFLDVKPGMKVVDACAGAGGKTLHLASLMENKGQVIAMDIYESKLKKLKVRARRNGVHNIEMKVIDSTKPIKKLHGKADRLLIDAPCSGLGVLRRNPDAKWKLKPEFIDNIKKTQAEVLEQYSKMVKPGGKMVYATCSILPSENEEQIDNFLTSVHGKAFKLVKDKKILAHKSGYDGFYMALLEKN from the coding sequence ATGAGATTACATAGAAATTTATGTTTTGCAGTTATTGATGGTTTACACAAAATCTTCAATGAAAATGAGTATGCAGACAAGGTTGTACAACAATTACTTAAGCGTGATAAGCGCTGGGGAAGTCGAGATAGAGGTTTTGTTGCAGAAACTGTGTACGAAATTGTCAGATATAAACGACTCTACTCAGAAATTGCTGATGTAAAAGCACCTTATGATAGAGATAATTTATGGAGATTATTTGCTGTTTGGGCAACACTAAAAGGTATAAAACTGCCTGATTGGAAATATTTTACAGACACACCTACTCGAAAAATTAAAGGGCGTTTTGATGAACTTTCCAAAATTAGAAAGTATCGCGAATCTATACCAGATTGGATGGACGACTTAGGTATAAAGGAACTTGGTGAACGCATTTGGACTAATGAAATTGCCATGCAAAACGAGCAGGCAGATGTTATTTTAAGAGTAAATACTTTAAAGACCAACAAAAAAGACCTGCAGTTAAAACTGCAATCTGAAAATATCGAAACTGAGTTTTTACCAGGGCATCCTTGGGCATTAAAACTTAAAGAACGTACAAACGTTTTTATTACCGAAGCTTTTAAAAATGGCTGGTTCGAAGTTCAAGATGCATCATCACAATTAGTAGCGGATTTCTTAGATGTAAAACCAGGCATGAAAGTTGTAGATGCCTGTGCAGGTGCTGGCGGAAAAACATTGCACCTAGCATCGCTAATGGAAAATAAAGGCCAAGTCATTGCTATGGATATTTATGAGAGTAAGCTAAAAAAACTGAAAGTTAGAGCGCGACGCAATGGTGTGCACAATATAGAGATGAAGGTTATTGACTCTACAAAACCAATAAAAAAACTTCATGGTAAAGCAGACCGCTTATTGATTGACGCACCATGTTCTGGTTTAGGAGTGTTAAGACGAAATCCTGATGCAAAATGGAAATTGAAGCCTGAGTTTATCGATAATATTAAAAAGACACAAGCAGAGGTCTTAGAGCAATACTCAAAAATGGTAAAGCCTGGTGGCAAAATGGTGTACGCAACATGCTCCATTTTACCTTCTGAAAATGAAGAACAAATTGATAATTTCTTAACTTCAGTACACGGAAAAGCGTTTAAACTTGTAAAAGATAAAAAAATATTAGCCCACAAATCTGGTTATGACGGATTTTACATGGCACTACTAGAAAAGAATTAA